One Oscillospiraceae bacterium genomic window carries:
- a CDS encoding ribosome recycling factor, translating into MKETIANIEVKMQKSIDALNNEYASIRAGRANPAILDKIKVEYYGTPTPINQLGNVSVPEARTLLIQPWDASVLKEIEKEIQKSDIGINPTNDGKVIRLNFPPLTEERRKALVKDVSKIAENSKVSVRNIRRDGIDKIKALKKDNKITEDDVKEAEDKIQKITDKFVKNIDDIAKEKEKEILTV; encoded by the coding sequence ATGAAAGAAACAATTGCAAATATTGAAGTTAAAATGCAAAAATCAATTGATGCACTTAACAATGAGTATGCATCAATCCGTGCAGGCAGAGCAAATCCTGCAATCTTAGATAAAATAAAGGTTGAATATTACGGCACTCCTACCCCTATAAATCAACTTGGTAATGTTTCAGTACCTGAAGCAAGAACTTTACTTATTCAGCCATGGGACGCATCAGTTTTAAAAGAAATTGAAAAAGAAATCCAGAAATCAGATATAGGCATCAATCCTACAAACGACGGAAAAGTTATAAGACTTAACTTCCCTCCTCTTACAGAAGAAAGAAGAAAAGCACTTGTTAAAGATGTTTCAAAAATTGCTGAAAACTCAAAAGTTTCAGTTAGAAACATAAGAAGAGACGGAATCGACAAAATCAAGGCTTTAAAGAAAGATAACAAAATTACTGAAGACGATGTAAAAGAAGCAGAAGATAAAATCCAGAAAATTACTGATAAATTCGTTAAAAATATTGACGATATTGCAAAAGAAAAAGAAAAAGAAATTTTAACAGTTTAA
- a CDS encoding UMP kinase encodes MDCKYKRILLKLSGEALSNEGGFGLNFKKIKEVCEQIKILTEMNIQVAIVVGGGNFWRGRSGDNMDRTRADHMGMLATTINALAILDTLESVGVQARVQTGIEMKQIAEPYIRNKAIRHLEKGRVVVFGCGTGNPFFSTDTAASLRAAEIEADVILLAKNVDGVYTADPNIDKSAIKFDSIKYIDVLNKGLKVMDSTAISLCMDNNIPIEVFGLDIPENIIKVVKGEKIGTYVGE; translated from the coding sequence ATGGACTGCAAGTACAAAAGAATTCTTTTAAAATTAAGCGGAGAAGCATTATCAAATGAAGGTGGATTTGGTCTTAATTTTAAAAAGATTAAGGAAGTTTGCGAACAGATTAAAATTCTTACCGAAATGAACATTCAGGTTGCAATAGTAGTTGGCGGAGGTAATTTCTGGAGAGGCAGAAGCGGAGATAATATGGACAGAACAAGAGCCGACCACATGGGGATGCTTGCTACAACAATAAACGCTCTTGCTATACTTGACACTTTAGAATCTGTTGGAGTTCAGGCAAGAGTTCAGACAGGTATTGAAATGAAGCAAATTGCAGAACCTTATATAAGAAACAAAGCAATAAGGCATTTAGAAAAAGGCAGAGTTGTTGTTTTCGGTTGTGGAACAGGCAACCCATTCTTCTCTACTGATACTGCTGCATCTTTAAGAGCAGCGGAAATAGAAGCAGATGTAATACTTCTTGCTAAAAATGTTGACGGTGTTTATACTGCAGATCCTAATATAGATAAAAGCGCAATTAAATTTGACTCAATTAAATATATTGATGTTCTTAACAAAGGTTTAAAAGTTATGGACTCAACTGCTATTTCACTATGTATGGATAATAATATTCCTATTGAAGTATTTGGTCTTGATATTCCTGAGAATATAATAAAAGTTGTAAAAGGCGAAAAAATAGGAACTTACGTTGGCGAGTAA
- a CDS encoding PspC domain-containing protein yields the protein MKKKLYKSKEDKKLCGVCGGIAEYFELDSTLVRLAWIVFTLMGGSGIIGYIIAALVMPELKEE from the coding sequence ATGAAAAAGAAACTTTATAAATCAAAAGAAGATAAAAAACTTTGTGGTGTTTGCGGAGGGATAGCCGAGTACTTTGAACTGGATTCCACATTAGTTCGATTAGCGTGGATCGTTTTTACTCTTATGGGTGGTTCAGGGATTATCGGATATATTATTGCAGCACTTGTTATGCCTGAATTGAAAGAAGAATAA
- a CDS encoding YgiQ family radical SAM protein, whose protein sequence is MNNKNLFLPLTTEEMKQRGWNEVDFVLISADAYVDHPSFANAIIGRVVSDLGFKVGIISQPDWNNDNAFKIFGKPKYAFLISGGNIDSMVNHYTVNKKKRSTDSYSPGGKAGLRPDRPTIVYSNKIRGIYKDVPVIVGGIEASLRRFAHYDYWQDKIKRSVLCDSQADLLIYGMGERSIKEIVTRLGNGEKIESITDVKGTCYLTKDISGIENYIMLPSFNEVCESKTKYAKSVKLQYEEHNAYIGKILIEKQNDNLYLVENPPQKVLSRQELDKVYSLPYQRKWHPLYDKMGGVPAIDEVKFSVISERGCFGGCNFCSLAFHQGRVVSSRSEKSIISEVKKIVYDEDFKGYIHDVGGPTANFRFPACEKQLEKGACKNRQCLAPTPCKNLKVSHTEYLNLLRKIKEIDGVKKVFIRSGIRFDYLIYDKNNEFFKELVSDHVSGQLKVAPEHCSKNVLNLMGKPEIKVFNKFRERFFDYSKKAGKEQYIVPYLMSSHPGSSLKDAIMLAEYLRDINYQPEQVQDFYPTPGTISTCMYYTGLNPLNMEKVYVPKSYKEKNMQRALLQYRKKENYEIVKEALTIAGRKDLIGFDKKCLIKPRITNNKNDMRRKKENESTNNKRKTSLTKHQRKNKKRGK, encoded by the coding sequence ATGAATAACAAAAACTTATTTTTACCACTTACAACTGAAGAGATGAAACAAAGAGGGTGGAATGAGGTTGATTTTGTTCTGATATCAGCCGATGCCTATGTTGACCACCCTTCTTTTGCAAACGCAATAATTGGACGTGTTGTTTCCGATTTAGGCTTTAAAGTAGGAATTATTTCTCAACCTGACTGGAACAATGATAACGCATTTAAAATATTCGGAAAACCCAAGTATGCATTTTTGATTTCAGGCGGTAACATTGACTCTATGGTTAATCACTATACGGTTAATAAGAAAAAAAGGAGTACCGATTCTTATTCGCCGGGAGGAAAAGCGGGGTTAAGACCTGATCGTCCTACAATTGTTTACTCAAACAAGATAAGGGGTATATATAAAGATGTCCCAGTTATTGTAGGCGGGATTGAGGCGTCCTTAAGAAGATTTGCTCATTACGATTACTGGCAGGATAAGATAAAAAGGTCGGTGCTTTGTGACTCTCAGGCAGACCTTCTCATATATGGAATGGGAGAAAGAAGTATTAAAGAAATTGTTACCCGTCTTGGTAATGGCGAGAAGATTGAAAGTATAACCGATGTTAAAGGAACTTGCTATTTAACGAAGGATATATCAGGAATTGAAAATTATATAATGCTTCCTTCGTTTAATGAGGTTTGTGAGAGTAAAACAAAATATGCCAAATCAGTTAAACTTCAGTATGAAGAACATAATGCATATATAGGAAAAATTTTAATAGAGAAACAAAATGACAATCTTTATCTTGTTGAGAATCCACCGCAGAAAGTTCTTTCAAGGCAGGAACTTGATAAAGTATACTCACTTCCTTACCAAAGGAAATGGCATCCGTTATATGATAAAATGGGCGGAGTGCCTGCAATAGATGAGGTTAAGTTTTCTGTTATTTCCGAGCGGGGATGTTTTGGTGGGTGTAATTTTTGCTCACTTGCTTTCCATCAGGGGAGAGTTGTTTCTTCAAGGAGCGAAAAATCAATTATAAGTGAAGTCAAAAAGATAGTATATGACGAAGATTTTAAGGGATATATTCATGATGTCGGAGGTCCGACAGCAAATTTCAGATTTCCTGCCTGTGAAAAGCAATTGGAAAAGGGTGCATGTAAAAACAGGCAATGTTTAGCACCTACACCTTGTAAGAACTTAAAAGTATCTCACACTGAGTATTTAAACCTTCTTCGTAAGATAAAAGAAATTGACGGTGTAAAAAAGGTGTTTATCCGTTCCGGAATTCGTTTTGATTATCTTATTTATGACAAGAATAACGAATTCTTTAAAGAACTTGTTTCAGACCATGTTTCGGGGCAACTTAAAGTAGCACCTGAACATTGTTCGAAAAATGTTTTGAATCTTATGGGTAAACCTGAAATTAAAGTATTTAATAAATTCAGGGAAAGGTTTTTTGATTATTCAAAAAAAGCAGGAAAAGAACAGTATATTGTTCCTTATCTTATGTCTTCTCATCCGGGAAGCAGTTTAAAAGATGCAATAATGCTTGCTGAGTATTTAAGGGATATAAATTATCAGCCTGAACAGGTTCAGGATTTCTATCCAACACCTGGTACAATTTCTACCTGTATGTACTACACAGGGCTTAATCCTCTTAATATGGAAAAAGTATATGTTCCAAAATCATATAAAGAAAAAAACATGCAACGAGCACTCCTTCAATACAGAAAAAAAGAAAATTATGAAATTGTTAAGGAAGCGCTTACAATAGCAGGGCGAAAAGACCTTATCGGTTTTGATAAAAAATGCTTAATAAAGCCAAGAATTACAAATAATAAAAATGATATGAGGAGAAAAAAAGAAAATGAAAGCACAAATAATAAACGGAAAACAAGTCTCACAAAACATCAAAGAAAGAATAAAAAAAGAGGTAAGTGA
- the folD gene encoding bifunctional methylenetetrahydrofolate dehydrogenase/methenyltetrahydrofolate cyclohydrolase FolD, producing the protein MKAQIINGKQVSQNIKERIKKEVSELKDKGIVPGLAVVIVGDDPASRVYVNSKKKACEELGMYSVEYALSSDTTQKELIDLVNKLNDDEKINGILVQLPLPKHLDEKLVINTIKPEKDVDAFHPVNVGKIMIGDFNFLPCTPAGVMELIKETGIEIAGKECVIIGRSNIVGKPQAMLMLHKNATVTICHSKTKDLKEVVKRADIVVAAVGVANMVTKDMIKEGAVVIDVGMNRLENGKLCGDVDFEGVSEVASFITPVPGGVGPMTIAMLMENTLTSAKLKAGLI; encoded by the coding sequence ATGAAAGCACAAATAATAAACGGAAAACAAGTCTCACAAAACATCAAAGAAAGAATAAAAAAAGAGGTAAGTGAACTTAAGGATAAAGGCATAGTTCCTGGACTTGCAGTTGTAATAGTTGGAGATGATCCCGCATCAAGAGTATATGTTAATTCCAAGAAAAAAGCCTGCGAAGAACTTGGAATGTATTCAGTAGAATATGCACTATCAAGTGATACCACTCAAAAAGAACTGATTGATTTAGTAAATAAATTAAATGATGACGAAAAAATAAACGGAATTTTAGTTCAACTGCCATTGCCGAAACATCTTGATGAAAAACTTGTTATAAATACTATCAAGCCTGAAAAAGATGTAGATGCATTTCATCCTGTAAATGTTGGTAAAATTATGATAGGAGATTTTAATTTTCTTCCATGCACACCTGCCGGAGTAATGGAACTTATTAAAGAAACTGGTATTGAGATTGCCGGTAAAGAGTGTGTTATAATAGGCAGAAGTAATATTGTCGGAAAACCACAGGCTATGCTTATGCTTCATAAAAATGCAACAGTAACTATTTGCCATTCCAAAACAAAAGATTTAAAAGAAGTGGTTAAAAGAGCAGATATAGTTGTTGCAGCAGTTGGTGTTGCCAATATGGTAACAAAAGACATGATAAAAGAAGGTGCAGTTGTAATAGATGTCGGAATGAACAGACTTGAAAACGGCAAACTTTGCGGTGACGTTGATTTTGAAGGCGTAAGTGAAGTAGCATCGTTTATAACTCCTGTTCCGGGCGGAGTTGGTCCTATGACTATTGCAATGCTTATGGAAAATACTCTTACTTCAGCAAAACTGAAAGCAGGTCTTATATGA
- a CDS encoding RNA-binding S4 domain-containing protein, giving the protein MRIDKYLKVSRLIKRRTVANEACEQGRITVNDKIVKPSYDVKIGDVLSIRFGDRVVTVRVTAISEHVKKDEASNMFEAVQ; this is encoded by the coding sequence ATGAGAATAGATAAATATTTAAAAGTATCACGTCTTATAAAGAGGAGAACGGTTGCAAACGAAGCATGTGAACAGGGAAGAATAACTGTTAATGATAAAATAGTTAAACCATCATATGATGTTAAAATAGGTGATGTTCTTTCTATTCGTTTTGGTGACAGGGTTGTAACAGTCCGTGTCACAGCAATTTCAGAACATGTTAAAAAAGATGAGGCTTCAAATATGTTTGAAGCAGTGCAGTAA
- the yabP gene encoding sporulation protein YabP has protein sequence MLKKMRLQICLKQCSKYIIKNHFLKYTLFRRCFFMAEEMQKQNISLESRRKLSITGVKEVENFDDNTITLITDLGTLSVKGSEIKIEKLNLDSGEVSATGDFYAFEYISDENTKRTFFSRMFR, from the coding sequence ATGTTAAAAAAGATGAGGCTTCAAATATGTTTGAAGCAGTGCAGTAAATATATCATAAAAAATCACTTCCTTAAATATACATTATTTAGGAGGTGCTTTTTTATGGCAGAGGAAATGCAAAAACAAAATATATCTTTAGAATCAAGAAGAAAACTAAGCATTACAGGTGTAAAAGAGGTAGAAAATTTTGATGATAATACAATAACATTGATTACTGATTTGGGAACACTTTCTGTAAAGGGTAGTGAAATAAAAATCGAGAAACTTAATCTGGACTCAGGCGAGGTATCTGCAACAGGGGATTTTTACGCTTTTGAGTACATATCGGATGAAAACACAAAACGCACATTTTTCTCAAGAATGTTCAGGTAA